A segment of the Triticum urartu cultivar G1812 chromosome 1, Tu2.1, whole genome shotgun sequence genome:
GTATCTGGACAAGATTCAGACCAATCACACAATGCACGAGCAAACGTAGAAGAAGTCCTTAATGGATTATGATTGGTTTGTTTCTACAATTTTCTGTCGCTAATTGCAAATATCGTGCCAGATTGAGTAGGACCAGACATGTTTCAACAAAATTTACTCTCACATATACAAGAGAAAATAAGTATAAGCACGAGCATACCTTCGCAACAAAAATTAAAATACTTTATGAGTGAACACTCAATCCCAGCTATTCCAGAGTTATGAAGATCAGATCAATTTTGTCTCAAGAAAGAAGGGTTCAAATAATCAAGATCAAGCGTGATGTAAATGTAGCTAGTCATACTGGCTCAAATGGCACGCACACAACATGAGATTGCGAGCGTCGTTGCCGCTGATTGTAATCACGTCACCTAATTAATGGAATCCTGCGAACCAACCCCTGATTGAaatggttaggtggacagtggtatccccaatcCACCAgagttcaaatcctggtgctcgcatttatcctggatttatttcagaaATTCCGGCGATACGCTTTCAGTGGAAGGAGACGTCTCCTCGACTATGAGGCGCTTATGGTGACTttgtaaaatctcaagatgatatgccgacTCAGTCTCTTAGAGGTGCTCATAAAgatagggtgtgtgtgtgtgtgcgctcCCGCGCGCGCGGCACATAGTATAGGATCCAGCCTAACTAATCCAGCTGAGAATTCAACAACTTACTCGTGGCAGTACCGTGTCAACTGTAGCCTTCTTCAATTCCATTCCACGTCTAGCAACTCAATCTCCACAAGGTCAACAATTCACCTATATATATCAGACACAAATCGAGGTAGTTATTCACAGCAGCAGGCAATACAAGCAAGAGAACTCATATCCATCCGCCAATGGCGCTCACACGCCGTCGGCCAGCCTCCCTCCTACTCCTCCTTATCGCCGCAACCCTCCTCGCGGGGCGCCCGGCCGCGGCCACGGGAAAGACCGGCAACATCGTGGTGTTCTGGGGCCGGAACAAGGACGAGGGGTCCCTCCGGGAGGCCTGCGACACCGGCACCTACACCATCGCCGTCATCTCCTTCCTGGACGTCTTCGGCCGCGGCAAGTACCACCTCGACCTCTCCGGCCACGACGTCtccgccgtcggcgccgacatCAAGTACTGCCACTCCAAGAAGTTCCTCGTCTTCCTCTCCATCGGGGGCTTCGGCGGCCACTACTCCCTGCCGACCGCCCAGTCGGCGGCCGACGTGGCCGACTACCTCTGGAACGCCTACATGCTCGGCACCCGCGAGGGCGTCCACCGCCCGTTCGGCGACGCCTACGTGGACGGCATCGACTTCTTCCTCGACGGCGGCGGGCGGCCTGGCCCGGACCCCTACGACGAGCTGGCCAGGCGGCTATGGGACTACAACAAGCCGTACCGCGGCAGGGTGCCGGTGCAGCTGACGGCGACGTCGTCGTGCGGGGACAGGCGCGTGGGGCGGGCGCTCGCCACGGGGCTCTTCACCCGCATCTTCGTCAGGTTCTTCGACTACCCCCAGTGCGCCGCTAACTGGCAGCAGGAGTGGGACAGGTGGACGGCGGAGCAGCCGGGCGCGCAAATCTACTTCGGCCTGCCGGCTTCGGAGAAGACGGTCGGCTACGTCCACCCCCTGGACCTTTACTACGATATCATCCCGGTGGTGCAGAAGGCGGCCAACTACGGCGGCATCATGGTCTGGGATCGCTACGAGGACAAGCGCACCGGCTTCAGCAGCTTCGTCATCAATTGGGCTTGAGCCTCTCTCACTCGCGTCAGCGTTACCGTGTGAATTGCATGTGTTTGCTACTTTGCTTGTCTTTTTTTTTCTAGTAGTCAGTTCGTAATGGTGTGTTTGCTATTATCAGTGTGCAGTTGTGCTCGAAATGGTGTGCCATGTGCTTGTAAGAATAACGTGAGACCTGTGTAGTAGGTCTCGATTAATAAGTACGGTTGACACGGCACATGGCACACCATTTAAACCACAAATTTAAACTGCAAAAGCGTCTTATACTAATGTAAAGAGATGAGTAGCATATACAGTATACTACTACTAGCTACAGTAGTAATTAATCGAGTAGTACTTATCTATCCAATCACTTTATTTATAACTGTTCCAAATGAATTCGCCGCGGGGCTTTTCAACTGCATCTTCGTGAGGTTCTACGACGCCCCCACTGCGCCTCACACTTGAAGCAGGAGAGGGACAGGTGGACCGCGGCGCAACCGAGCACGCAGATCTACCTCGACCTGCCGGCTTCGGAGCGGAAGGTTGGCTACGTGCACCCCAAGCAAGAACCTCCATGTTGTTATCCCGGTGGTGCAGAAGGCGGCTAACTACGGCGGGGTCGTGATCTGGGAGCGCTATGAGGACAAGCGGACCGGCGACAGCACCTACACCATCCAATGGGCTTGAGGGTTGAGACTCCTACGTACTGGTGCAGTATGCAATCACCGTATGAATTTGCTTATCTTGCAGTAATTAGCTAGTAGTAACAGGCAGAGAATACTATCTGTATGCAGTTGTCTGAGTTGTGAATTAAGGACAGTATAACCGCATCTAAAGCGAGTCCTCTCAGCACTGCACGTTTCTGGCCGTCCGTTTACGTGATCTGCACATTTTTGGCCGTCGGATCTCCTGCTAAAACGATCTGTCTCGCATCTGGCAAACCTGGGCTAGCTGTTCTGTGGGCTGCTGCTCCGCAGGCCGAAATGAAGCCCTCTGGTTAACTGGGCCGATTAGGCGATTTGGGAGTTTCCAGCCCACTTAACTAACCGAGCATGTACGGTCCAGAGCGACGGATCGGCCTGCACCTGATACAAAAAGGACCTGATAGGAGTGACAGGTTCAAAAAAAAAGGATCTGATCGGTGACAGAGGGGGATCGAGACGCTCGCGATGCGGCCGGTGCGGGCGCTGCGAGGGGATCCAATCGATGCGCGCGCGATCGATCTTCCTTGGGGATCCGCCCGACGCGCGCGAGGGGATCCCATGGCGCACGATGTGGGTGACGCCTCATCTGATGGAAACTGCTCCGCTGACACTCTAAAGATGCAATCACACTTCAGTTTTGGAGCGCGCATTCATGGCGGCTGCCGATCCTTCCCGATGCCGAGGAGTACAGGTACGTGTATATATTCCTCCTTTCCTGTCACTCTTCGCCCACCCTTTCCACTCCAGCTGCACAACATCTTTCAGCAAGCCGAGGCAGGCCACGGCGACTGATCCCCGCTGAGTGCACGGCCTTCTCAGTCGCGGGGCATGCGGGTGAGGCAGGCCGTGACACTTGGATTTCGTGGGAGAACCGAAGCAGCCCTATGGCTGTTCGGTGAAGCCGACGACTGAATCTCATCTGCCAGGTTGAAAGAGGCGATGAATCATCAGTTCTTGGAAGTGTTAACGACAACTGATGTGCGCTGCCGTTCACCTGCATCGTTTAGTGGAGATATACATTGTTATTTTCCTGGCCTGCAGCTGCTTGACTTCATGCGCCTGAATATGTAACTTTCCGTCCTTCTCTGACTATAGCAGCTATGGTTCACGGTTGTATTGCCCACTATCTTTATTTTTCTCTTTCCCCTACAATTCCCTTTCCACTCAGCAATTCTTTTCTGCTAATGTCTTTCTAAACTCAGTTTGTACAGGGGTTTGTCAATCCTGGATCTGCTCAACTATTTGATTCAGACAGATCATGGAGGCTGGTTCTCATATTTTGCTTGGTGAATTCTTCAATGCACAATTTGCCATGGCTGCTGATCAGGTAATTAGTTCACTCGCAGGACTGACACACCTCATCTCTTCATGCAAATATAATCCAACATAGTCTATTTCGTCATGCGCTTCGTCCAAATGCTAACTGAACTTCAACATAAACCAGTTGCTTGTTTTGTTGTCTAAAGTTATTTTAGACTTAGAACATTTTGCTGTTTAGAGGCAGCTTTTCTGTAAAAAGTTGACGTGCTGCTATAATACTAAACATGTCACAAATTGTCAAGAGATAGATCTGATTGAGTTAACAAGTTTATCATGATGTGATATATGTATTGTGATACATGATGCTTGATTCGTCAATGTCATTTCATATTCTGAGGAAGTCTCATTCTTTGAGGGAGAACCTGATTGATGGTGAACCTAGGGACTTGGAAGTTTGCTTTGCCCATTGGTTGAGATTTAATGTATGAATAAGACTTACTTATTTTACAACAGCACATGACCACTTCTCAAGAGAAGGCAAACTACCTACATGCAACAATTATAATCTCACTGGTATGGCTGTCTCTTTTATTTAATTTAAATAATTGGCATTACTAGCATATTTACCAATTTGTAAAACAGAATAATCATTTCTTTAATTGTTCATCTTTTTATTAACTGTTAGTATATATGTAATGCGCACTCTGCTTTTGCAGGCCCCTTGAGTCATTCCAGTCCTACAATGTTCAAAAAATATGTGTAAACAAATTGATGGCTAAAGTAGACCTGAAGGTCAAGGAAGCTATCCTTATATATTTAGAATCCCATCTATGCATACATATGTACCGGACCATCTACGATATTCATAATCTGTGTCCTAAGACAACAAGCTATACCATGATTATCTAAGCTTGCATTGTGTTGCATGTCCTTTTTTCAAATGGATGTTCTTACGTATTTGCCCCTTGTTATACAAGCTGCACACAGAAAGTATGTATTTATTATTTGATATGTTCACTTAGTATGTGAAATTCATATTTCATATACTTATCTACTGCTAAAAGACAACTACTGCTACAATAGCACAATAATTTTCCGCTCTTCCATGTGGATGATGGCTATCTATGTAACTAAATCTTTACTACTAGTTGTGCATGATTATACTATGTCTGTTCTTCTAATAGCCTAATGTCATTCCCTTTGATACACCACTGCCACCATGGATGGACAACGTCCATTATTTGATGACTATAAAACTAGCAATGGTGTATTAACCTAAAAATCACTTTAATAAACAAAATAGATGGATTAACAACAAATGTATATTCCACTTAAAGTCAATTTAACTTCAAAATAAATGTATCCACACACTAAGTTCAATCTCTAATATTTGCCATCAAAATAGACGGGCGCGGCAACGCGCGCCATCAATAATCTAGTGAAAGAATAAAAGGAGAGAGAGTGATCGCTTGGGAGGGAGGCCGTGCCCCCGAGGAGACCCAACGGTCGGAATCCTCACACGGTCGACCGGCGTGGCTATAAAAAACTTTTCCTAAAGAACCTACAACCCGAGAGCAGGAAGGAAAACAACTTCATCTCGGATCGGATCGTAGCCGGCCCGGTGGCCTCGCGCGGATATAAAATTGGTCCGAGGTTGGGTTCAACGTACAACGGAGACGCATGACGCACAAACTAAATCGACCGAGCGGGATCGTAAAGTCGAACTAGCAAGCATCACCTCGGCACCTCCATCGATCGACCGAGTCAATGGCGCTCCCTGCGCTGCGGGCTGGTCTCAGCCTGGGGAGGAGCTACGCCACGAGGGTCGCCAGCCAAGGCGGCGGCGCCCGGCGGTGCATCTCCTCCGGCGCCGACCGCGAGATCAACACGAGTCACAGCGCTTCGTCTTGGCGCGATTTGTGCCAAAATAGCCGGGCGATTTGATTATTTGCCACCGTTTACTTTGGTCTTTGATATTTTGCCACATATTACATTGAAATTGATCAGGTGCCACTCCTTAAGTTTGCATTTTGTTCTTTTGCCACTTGTGTACACAAAAATAATCTTTGCAAAGGAGAAACAACTTAAGTGCACAAAACAGAGGACACTTTTGCCCTTTTACCTGTTTGACTAAATCACACAGTCTGAACTCTAGCTGTTGCTCACTCCTGACACACAACGCCACCGCTGCCGTCGGCCTGCTGCTCCCCGGAGGCCCCTGCTGCCCCGCCACCACCTCTCCCTCTTGCTCCCCTTGCATCTCCTCGTCTCTCCCAGCTGCTCACGGCGAGCTGCTCTTGTCAGCCGTCGCTGCTCCCATTCTGAACGTGCTGCTGCTACTGCTCGAAGGACTAGTTCGTGCTGCTCCTCTTCATTGTCTCTTCTGATGCAAGCATTGGCAGATGGTCAAACAAGCTGATCTCAAACTTGAAATGCATGGAAACGTTGAGCCTTTGATCCAAATAAGTTCAAATTTTCCCAGAATAGTCACACATATGTGGttgttttttttgaaattatttcaattttttctGGGTTGTTAAAAAAAGTTCAAAATTTGGGCATCATTTTGGCCTAATTTGGACAGCATTTTGGTTGTTTTTTCTAACTTCTCACACAATTTATGCACATATGATCCAAAATATAACATCTTTTCAGATAAACATATGCATGTACCAGCACACAATTTGAACACAATACATTTCACATGTCCATACATCATCCATTTTCATACATCATCTAACATAAGGCTGTGATATTGCACAAATTAGTAGGGGCTGCCAAGTCTGGCATATTACAACCAAAAACATAAGGCAATAATTGGTGCCATGTTGCACACAAAGTAATGCGTGCCAAGTCTAACATATTACAACCAAAAGCATAGAGAACATAGAAGATGATGCACAACACTAGATCTTCCTTCTCTTCAGGGTCAACTTCCTAGCTTTCGAGGTTGAGGCCATGTCATATGCCATCGTGGTGTCCTTCACAGTTGGGGTAGGTTGCTGCCATGCCTCATCAGCCAATGCCATAGCCAACATCCTGCATGTGTTGAGAAATATAAGATTAGGAAGGAAAAATTAACATTACAAAGAACAGTTGATGTGTTTACCTTCTAGTCACGGGATTGGGAATGCCTTGAAGATTCGGTGGCATAGTGATCATGTGCCTATTGGGAGTCACAACAACTTCAAGTTGTGGTGCTGCATGTGTTGCCTCATCAGCCAACGCCGTAGCCAACATCCTGCTTGTGTTGAGAAATGTAAGAATTGCAAGGAAAATTAAACATTACTATAGAATGTGGGTATGTTACCTTCTTGTCACTGGATTGGGACTGCCTTGAAGACTAAGTGGCATAGTGATCATGTCCCTATTGGGAGTCACAACAACTTCAAGTTGTGGGGCTGCCACTTCAGGTTCCGGTGCCGAGGCATCATCATCAGCTGGATACCTTGTTGCTCTCTTCTTTCTTTTCCTACACGTAAACAAGTTAGTACACAGTAAAATAAGTGATGAAGTAAACATTGATCATTACAAGTGATGATTACATTGATCATTTACATGTACCTTGGCTTTGGTCCATTCAACGGACACGTGGACTGCCTATGGCCTAAAATGTGGCATCTTTTGCATCTATTCTTGCTGCCTAGCTGTTTTGGCTCTTTCTTCTTTTTAGGACCACCATCTCCACCTTCGAGGAAGCTCTTGTACCTGTTCTTTCTAGGCCTTCCAACCCCTCTTTTCTTGTCTAATGGAGCCTCCATGTCAAATGGAAATTGTACATGTGGCCACTGAGACCTATCTGTCAATGGCTCAATCTCTCCAGCATATGTTGCCCGAAACTTCTCCAGAGAGAAATAGTCATGCACATAATCCTCCCATCTGGGGTTCCTTCTATCTAGCAAGAAAGCAAGTGCATACTCACAAGGCTTCCCTGTGTGCTGCCACTCCAAGCACGTGCACTCGCTTTGGTCAGTTTTCACAACATGTCGCAAGTTGTATTTACTTGTGTCCCTCACCTCACAACTTGCAACTCCAGATTTCCCAACTTTCAAATGTTTAAGTCCCCTTGTCCTATTATGAATTTGTTGGATGATGGCTGGAATAATTTTTCCTTTCAGTTTCATTCCAATCTTTCTCCTTTTCTCATGAAGTTTCATGACTAGCTCTCTAAGAGTGTCAGCTAGCTCATCAGGTGGCAAATCTTTGTAATCTTTAATCCAACCATTAAAAGACTCGGCAAGGTTATTGTTGATGTAATCACATTTAATGGAGGGGTCAAACATGCATCTCATCCATTTTAAGTTGTGGTATCTTGAGAGATATTCATGCACATCAGGTGCTTCTGCTAGGATTTTATTCATGTGGTAGTTAAAAACTTGTGGCCTATATGCCCTAGCAGCTGGCCACATTCTGCCAAACACATCTCCTTGGAACTTTTTAGAGAAGTTAGCCATGAGATGCCTAAAACACTCCCTTTGATCTGCATGAGGGAATATTTTTTGGACTGCATTCTCTAAACCTTTACATGCATCTGTGCATATAGCTAGAGGGGAAACAGGACTTAATGCCTTGTTGAGTTGTGACATGAACCATGTCCAATTTTCATCGGTTTCACCATCAATGAATGCAAATGCTACAAGATACATCCAATTATGCCCATCTAATGTTGTACAAGCGGCTAAGTGACCTCTCCATTTACCGGTGAGTGCAGTTGAGTCTATACTAAGATATGGTCTACAACCAGCTTTAAAGCCATCAATGCAAGGTTTAAGAGCCATAAAGAATCGGTTAAAGCGAACTATACCGTTAACCATCTTCATATCCACCTCTACAATGCTTCCTGGGGATCTCTTCTCAACTTCCGCTTTGAAGTTAAACAAATATTGAAAACTTTGCCTCATGCTACCATAAATCTCTTTTTGTGCTATATCTTTGCCTTTCCACACCGTATGATACTCAATTGTAGTGCCATATGTATCTCCTGGCCTATCCCCATTTTGATATGTTCTATCCCCATTTTGATATGTTCTGCCACAGCTTCATTGAAGCTAACCCATGACATACCAGAAATGTTGAAATCAAACACAACATCATGCTTGTCAACAACTTGCTCGCTTCCATCAT
Coding sequences within it:
- the LOC125537693 gene encoding xylanase inhibitor protein 1-like, whose product is MALTRRRPASLLLLLIAATLLAGRPAAATGKTGNIVVFWGRNKDEGSLREACDTGTYTIAVISFLDVFGRGKYHLDLSGHDVSAVGADIKYCHSKKFLVFLSIGGFGGHYSLPTAQSAADVADYLWNAYMLGTREGVHRPFGDAYVDGIDFFLDGGGRPGPDPYDELARRLWDYNKPYRGRVPVQLTATSSCGDRRVGRALATGLFTRIFVRFFDYPQCAANWQQEWDRWTAEQPGAQIYFGLPASEKTVGYVHPLDLYYDIIPVVQKAANYGGIMVWDRYEDKRTGFSSFVINWA
- the LOC125526148 gene encoding uncharacterized protein LOC125526148, producing the protein MRQSFQYLFNFKAEVEKRSPGSIVEVDMKMVNGIVRFNRFFMALKPCIDGFKAGCRPYLSIDSTALTGKWRGHLAACTTLDGHNWMYLVAFAFIDGETDENWTWFMSQLNKALSPVSPLAICTDACKGLENAVQKIFPHADQRECFRHLMANFSKKFQGDVFGRMWPAARAYRPQVFNYHMNKILAEAPDVHEYLSRYHNLKWMRCMFDPSIKCDYINNNLAESFNGWIKDYKDLPPDELADTLRELVMKLHEKRRKIGMKLKGKIIPAIIQQIHNRTRGLKHLKVGKSGVASCEVRDTSKYNLRHVVKTDQSECTCLEWQHTGKPCEYALAFLLDRRNPRWEDYVHDYFSLEKFRATYAGEIEPLTDRSQWPHVQFPFDMEAPLDKKRGVGRPRKNRYKSFLEGGDGGPKKKKEPKQLGSKNRCKRCHILGHRQSTCPLNGPKPRKRKKRATRYPADDDASAPEPEVAAPQLEVVVTPNRDMITMPLSLQGSPNPVTRRMLATALADEATHAAPQLEVVVTPNRHMITMPPNLQGIPNPVTRRMLAMALADEAWQQPTPTVKDTTMAYDMASTSKARKLTLKRRKI